A window of the Cystobacter fuscus genome harbors these coding sequences:
- a CDS encoding XAC2610-related protein, translated as MNRYLPTGLLAGFLLCTSSAANAESPARAFVRLDEATTGRVERAVELRIQRSADGEQGYAVKNSGKWRDGPCRSGGPSGLSVLLVDFDFDGHADLWVTGVTDGQGRVRCSDVWLYKPQLKHYERHSELSSIQNLEIDPDAKQLEGGMWNCGCAGMCFFHETHGWSSGSLSKLSRREQDCGSEDIVYREFSVDSGAMKLTREVKGEPGFEEYDRRQKGILKFLDWGSVKQVRQWEAVRKSGRGP; from the coding sequence ATGAACAGGTATCTACCGACAGGACTGCTGGCCGGTTTCCTCTTGTGCACGAGCAGCGCCGCGAACGCCGAGAGCCCTGCCCGGGCCTTCGTCCGGCTCGACGAGGCAACCACCGGGCGTGTCGAGCGCGCCGTGGAGCTGCGGATACAGCGCTCCGCCGATGGCGAGCAGGGCTATGCCGTGAAGAACTCCGGCAAGTGGCGGGACGGGCCTTGTCGGAGCGGGGGCCCTTCCGGACTGAGCGTGCTGCTCGTCGACTTCGACTTCGATGGCCATGCCGATCTGTGGGTGACGGGCGTCACCGACGGCCAGGGACGTGTCCGCTGCTCGGACGTCTGGTTGTACAAGCCCCAGCTGAAGCACTACGAGCGGCACTCCGAGCTGTCGAGCATCCAGAATCTGGAGATCGATCCAGACGCGAAGCAACTGGAGGGCGGCATGTGGAACTGCGGTTGCGCCGGAATGTGCTTCTTCCATGAGACCCACGGATGGTCCTCGGGCTCACTCTCGAAGCTGTCGCGCCGGGAGCAGGATTGTGGGTCAGAGGACATCGTGTATCGCGAGTTCTCGGTGGACTCCGGAGCCATGAAGCTCACCCGTGAAGTCAAAGGCGAGCCGGGCTTCGAGGAATACGATCGCCGTCAAAAGGGCATCCTGAAGTTCCTCGACTGGGGGAGCGTCAAGCAGGTCCGCCAGTGGGAGGCGGTCCGCAAGAGCGGGCGAGGCCCCTGA
- the fabG gene encoding 3-oxoacyl-ACP reductase FabG, producing the protein MLAESLKGKSVIVTGASKGIGKGIARVFARHGAKVLVVGRDLQAAEAVAREFVSAGGTASGFSADVTRLEDMEKMARVAAELHGGIDVLCANAGVFPQVKMEDMSPETWDEVMATNLKGTFLSVKACIPYLKKSSQGRIVITSSITGPTTGFPGWTHYGASKAGQLGFMRTACMELAKYGITVNAVLPGNIVTEGLEKLGPDYMKGMAAAVPLGKLGEVEDIGHAALFFASREAGYITGQTLIVDGGQVLPESPDALAQM; encoded by the coding sequence ATGTTGGCGGAATCGCTCAAGGGGAAATCGGTCATCGTCACCGGCGCCAGCAAGGGCATCGGCAAGGGAATCGCCCGGGTCTTCGCGCGGCACGGCGCCAAGGTGCTGGTGGTCGGGCGAGATCTCCAGGCGGCCGAGGCGGTGGCGCGGGAATTCGTCTCGGCCGGTGGCACGGCCAGCGGCTTCTCCGCCGACGTGACCCGGCTCGAGGACATGGAGAAGATGGCCAGGGTCGCGGCCGAGCTCCATGGCGGAATCGACGTGCTGTGCGCCAATGCCGGCGTTTTTCCACAAGTGAAGATGGAAGACATGTCGCCGGAGACCTGGGACGAGGTGATGGCGACCAACCTCAAGGGCACCTTCCTCTCGGTCAAGGCCTGCATCCCCTATCTGAAGAAGTCCAGCCAGGGGCGCATCGTCATCACCTCGTCGATCACCGGCCCGACGACCGGCTTTCCCGGCTGGACCCACTACGGCGCCAGCAAGGCCGGGCAACTGGGCTTCATGCGCACCGCCTGCATGGAGCTCGCGAAATACGGCATCACGGTCAATGCCGTGCTGCCCGGCAACATCGTGACCGAGGGACTCGAGAAACTGGGCCCGGACTACATGAAGGGCATGGCGGCGGCGGTGCCGCTCGGCAAGCTGGGTGAGGTCGAGGATATCGGCCATGCCGCCCTGTTCTTCGCCAGCCGCGAGGCCGGCTACATCACCGGCCAGACGCTCATCGTGGATGGAGGTCAGGTCCTCCCCGAATCGCCGGACGCGCTGGCGCAGATGTAG
- a CDS encoding polysaccharide lyase: MKIKNIGMTVGIALLSHSLVAQAGEAFNNTGTVSGWNSINKEHKGSVTEVTNVTHSGPTAIKVTQIYDSAYSGRYHSEVVKNNVYRRGDTGFYGFAFRLQQDWQFQPQSYNIAQFIADFSNTGCDDYMPSSMIWLSGNQLFTRVKQGSVCSQKTVTFGNLATVTAGVWHKIVIQAKWASDGTGFYKLWFDGQKVLEQYNLSTTVSDDRYFQFRVGLYANGWHDSGYMQGSQGTRSIWFDEIGAGTTFADADPDQ, from the coding sequence ATGAAGATCAAAAATATTGGAATGACTGTCGGCATCGCCCTCCTCTCGCATTCCCTGGTGGCGCAGGCCGGAGAAGCCTTCAACAACACCGGCACCGTCTCTGGTTGGAACTCCATCAACAAGGAGCACAAGGGGTCTGTCACCGAGGTGACGAATGTCACCCATTCGGGCCCGACCGCCATCAAGGTGACGCAGATCTACGATTCCGCGTACAGCGGCCGCTACCATTCGGAGGTCGTGAAGAACAACGTGTATCGTCGCGGCGATACCGGCTTCTACGGTTTCGCGTTCCGCCTGCAGCAGGACTGGCAGTTCCAACCCCAGTCGTACAACATCGCCCAGTTCATCGCGGATTTCTCCAATACCGGCTGCGATGACTACATGCCGTCCAGCATGATCTGGCTCTCGGGCAATCAACTCTTCACGCGCGTCAAGCAGGGCTCGGTCTGCTCTCAGAAGACCGTCACGTTCGGCAATCTCGCCACCGTCACCGCCGGGGTGTGGCACAAGATCGTCATCCAGGCGAAGTGGGCGAGCGACGGCACGGGTTTCTACAAGCTCTGGTTCGATGGCCAGAAGGTCCTCGAGCAGTACAACCTGAGCACCACCGTGTCCGACGACCGGTACTTCCAGTTCCGCGTCGGCCTCTACGCGAACGGCTGGCACGACAGCGGGTACATGCAGGGCAGCCAGGGGACGCGCAGCATCTGGTTCGACGAGATTGGCGCGGGCACGACCTTCGCCGACGCCGACCCCGATCAGTGA
- a CDS encoding response regulator transcription factor → MRDSDATPVRLTLVAEDPLARGALSRALSEQGSDVVVTASGTLAEVESSSPEAAPDVVLWDVGLHPTGSAGQLDAPDLGAPVLALVPDEAAGEGALSAGARGLLFRDVAPAPLLAALRAVARGLTVFDPALAAVRATPRVSAPTSTPEGLTPREREVLTLLAEGLSNKAIAERLDISEHTAKFHVNAVLAKLGVQRRTEAVVRAARLGLVTI, encoded by the coding sequence GTGCGGGACTCCGACGCCACACCCGTCCGCCTCACCCTGGTCGCCGAGGACCCGCTCGCTCGGGGTGCGCTCTCCCGAGCCCTCTCGGAGCAGGGGAGTGACGTCGTGGTCACGGCGTCCGGTACCCTGGCGGAGGTGGAGAGCTCGAGTCCCGAGGCCGCTCCCGACGTCGTGCTGTGGGACGTGGGCCTGCACCCGACCGGATCCGCGGGGCAACTCGATGCCCCGGACCTGGGGGCGCCCGTGCTCGCGCTCGTGCCCGATGAGGCCGCGGGAGAAGGCGCGCTCTCCGCGGGGGCCCGGGGGTTGCTCTTCCGGGACGTGGCTCCCGCTCCGCTGCTCGCCGCGCTGCGCGCCGTGGCGCGAGGACTCACCGTGTTCGACCCGGCCCTCGCCGCGGTGCGCGCCACACCGCGCGTCTCGGCGCCCACCTCGACGCCCGAGGGCCTGACACCCCGGGAGCGAGAGGTGCTCACGCTGCTCGCCGAGGGCCTGTCCAACAAGGCCATCGCCGAGCGGCTCGACATCAGCGAGCACACCGCGAAGTTCCATGTGAACGCGGTGCTCGCCAAGCTGGGCGTGCAGCGGCGAACGGAGGCCGTCGTCCGGGCGGCGCGCCTGGGGCTCGTGACGATCTGA
- a CDS encoding S1C family serine protease: protein MSADLSAFSESLASIVERIAPGLVRVEARRRHGATGIVWDAEGHILTTHHAIEQEGSITVGLADGRTVPAELVGRDPSTDLALLKADASGLTPLVPAPLEGLKVGHLVLALGRPGRTARATLGIVSTLGESWRTYAGGRIDRYLETDADLPPGFSGGAVVDTRGRVLGMPTAALSRTAAVVIPGETLGRVAQALRQHGGIRRGYLGVGAYPVRLPQGLWERAGGENGLIFLTIEPGGPADKAGLMMGDVLVSLGGQPLRSIEELLGYLGDEKVGTQVQARVLRAGEVREVPVSIGKRS from the coding sequence ATGTCCGCCGATCTCAGCGCCTTCTCCGAGTCCCTCGCCTCCATCGTCGAGCGCATCGCTCCCGGCCTCGTCCGGGTCGAGGCCCGTCGCCGCCACGGTGCCACCGGCATCGTCTGGGACGCGGAGGGACACATCCTCACCACCCACCATGCCATCGAGCAGGAGGGCTCCATCACCGTGGGCCTCGCCGATGGCCGCACCGTCCCGGCCGAGCTCGTCGGGAGGGATCCGTCCACGGATCTCGCCCTGCTCAAGGCGGACGCCTCCGGACTCACGCCGCTGGTGCCCGCGCCGCTCGAGGGACTCAAGGTGGGTCACCTGGTGCTCGCCCTGGGCCGTCCCGGCCGCACCGCGCGCGCGACGCTGGGCATCGTCAGCACGTTGGGCGAGAGCTGGCGCACCTACGCGGGAGGCCGCATCGACCGCTACCTGGAGACGGACGCGGATCTGCCTCCCGGCTTCTCCGGGGGGGCGGTGGTGGACACCCGGGGGCGCGTCCTCGGCATGCCGACGGCGGCCCTGTCGCGCACGGCGGCGGTCGTCATCCCCGGGGAGACGCTCGGCCGGGTCGCCCAGGCGTTGAGGCAGCACGGAGGCATCCGCCGGGGCTACCTCGGCGTGGGCGCGTACCCCGTGCGACTGCCCCAGGGGCTCTGGGAGCGCGCGGGCGGAGAGAACGGGCTCATCTTCCTCACCATCGAGCCCGGGGGCCCCGCCGACAAGGCCGGGCTGATGATGGGGGACGTGCTGGTGAGCCTCGGAGGCCAGCCGTTGCGCAGCATCGAGGAGCTGCTCGGCTACCTCGGCGACGAGAAGGTGGGCACCCAGGTCCAGGCGAGGGTCCTGCGTGCGGGCGAGGTGCGCGAGGTGCCCGTCTCGATTGGCAAGCGTTCGTGA
- a CDS encoding S1C family serine protease, whose protein sequence is MKFLQQFSDELESLVAKAMPAVVAVQHAQGHGTGLFLTPDGYVLTNRHVVRSQGRLMLELHDGSEVRAELVGADAPTDLAVVRAEQGAKFPTLPLADPHDVRVGQLVLAIGNPFRLEQSVSMGVVSAINRTLPLPDGVILEGLLQTDAAINPGNSGGPLLNVHGQVVGLNTLVLPYAQGIGFAVSATTAAWVASLLIQRGKVERRFLGIAATAITLPAQRAQEAGQLRAVRVMKVGQGTPAAEAGLEADDLLLGINEWPLTTVDDVQRLLALATGPEVRLEVLRQGRRRTLRARTTPREHSKAA, encoded by the coding sequence ATGAAGTTCCTCCAACAGTTCTCCGACGAGCTCGAGTCGCTCGTCGCCAAGGCGATGCCCGCGGTGGTGGCGGTGCAGCACGCGCAGGGCCACGGCACGGGCCTCTTCCTGACACCGGACGGCTACGTCCTCACCAACCGACACGTGGTGCGCAGCCAGGGCCGGCTCATGCTGGAGCTGCACGACGGCAGCGAGGTGCGCGCCGAGCTCGTGGGCGCGGATGCCCCCACGGATCTGGCGGTGGTGCGCGCCGAGCAAGGCGCGAAGTTCCCCACGCTGCCGCTGGCGGATCCCCACGACGTGCGCGTGGGGCAGTTGGTGCTGGCCATCGGCAACCCCTTCCGCCTGGAGCAGTCGGTGTCGATGGGCGTGGTGAGCGCCATCAACCGCACGCTGCCCCTGCCGGACGGAGTGATACTCGAGGGCCTGTTGCAGACGGACGCGGCCATCAACCCGGGCAACTCGGGAGGGCCGTTGCTCAACGTGCACGGACAGGTGGTGGGCCTCAACACGCTGGTGCTGCCGTACGCGCAGGGCATCGGCTTCGCGGTGAGCGCCACCACGGCGGCCTGGGTGGCCAGCCTGCTCATCCAACGCGGCAAGGTGGAACGGCGCTTCCTCGGCATCGCCGCCACGGCCATCACCCTGCCGGCCCAGCGTGCCCAGGAGGCGGGGCAGCTTCGCGCGGTGCGCGTCATGAAGGTGGGCCAGGGCACGCCCGCGGCCGAGGCGGGGCTCGAGGCGGACGACTTGTTGTTGGGCATCAACGAGTGGCCCCTCACGACCGTGGACGACGTCCAGCGCCTGCTGGCGCTCGCCACCGGGCCGGAGGTCCGC